A genome region from Corvus hawaiiensis isolate bCorHaw1 chromosome 4, bCorHaw1.pri.cur, whole genome shotgun sequence includes the following:
- the PICK1 gene encoding PRKCA-binding protein → MFADLDYDIEEDKLGIPTVPGTVTLKKDSQNLIGISIGGGAQYCPCLYIVQVFDNTPAALDGTVAAGDEITGVNGKSVKGKTKVEVAKMIQMVKGEVTIHYNKLQADPKQGKSLDIVLKKVKHRLVENMSSGTADALGLSRAILCNDGLVKRLEELERTAELYKGLTEHTKNLLRAFFELSQTHRAFGDVFSVIGVREPQPAASEAFVKFADAHRSIEKFGIHLLKTIKPMLTDLNTYLNKAIPDTRLTIKKYLDVKFEYLSYCLKVKEMDDEEYSCIALGEPLYRVSTGNYEYRLILRCRQEARMRFAKMRKDVLEKIELLDQKHVQDIVFQLQRFVSTMSKYYDDCYAVLRDADVFPIEVDLARTTLSYGQKDTYTDGAEEEGESEREGSGKEDANGEKLIDDA, encoded by the exons ATGTTTGCAGATTTGGACTATGATATTGAAGAAGATAAGCT GGGCATCCCCACTGTACCTGGGACAGTGACCCTGAAGAAGGACTCTCAGAACCTGATTGGGATCAGCATTGGGGGAGGAGCACAGTACTGCCCCTGTCTCTACATTGTCCAG GTGTTCGATAACACTCCAGCAGCCTTAGATGGCACCGTGGCAGCTGGGGATGAAATCACAGGAGTCAACGGGAAGTCCGTCAAAGGGAAGACCAAGGTGGAGGTGGCCAAGATGATACAGATGGTAAAG GGAGAAGTGACAATACACTACAACAAGCTTCAGGCTGACCCAAAGCAGGGCAAGTCTTTGGATATTG TGTTGAAGAAGGTAAAGCACCGCCTGGTAGAGAACATGAGCTCGGGGACAGCGGATGCCCTGGGGTTAAGCCGAGCCATACTTTGCAATG ATGGACTCGTGAAGAGATtagaggagctggagaggacTGCAGAGTTATACAAAG GCTTGACAGAGCACACCAAGAATCTTCTCAGGGCTTTCTTTGAGCTATCTCAGACACACAGAG CATTTGGAGATGTTTTCTCTGTCATTGGTGTACGGGAACCACAACCAGCTGCCAGTGAAGCCTTTGTGAAATTTGCTGATGCCCATCGCAGCATTGAGAAGTTTGGGATTCACCTTCTGAAAACAATTAAGCCG ATGCTCACTGACTTGAATACGTATCTGAATAAAGCCATTCCTGACACAAGGCTGACTATCAAAAAATACCTGGATGTCAAGTTTGAATATTTG TCTTACTGCCTGAAAGTCAAAGAGATGGATGATGAAGAGTACAGCTGCATT GCTCTGGGTGAGCCCCTCTACCGGGTCAGCACTGGGAACTACGAGTACCGCCTGATCCTGCGCTGCCGTCAGGAGGCTCGCATGCGCTTTGCCAAGATGAGGAAGGATGTGCTAGAGAAAATAGAGCTCCTGGACCAGAAACATG TGCAGGACATCGTGTTCCAGCTCCAGCGTTTTGTCTCCACCATGTCCAAGTACTATGACGACTGCTATGCCGTGCTCCGGGATGCCGATGTCTTTCCCATCGAGGTGGACCTTGCCCGCACCACTCTCAGCTATGGGCAGAAGGACACATACACAGATGGGgcagaagaagaaggagaaagtgaGAGAGAGGGTAGTGGGAAGGAGGATGCAAATGGAGAGAAGCTCATTGATGATGCCTGA